One region of Faecalibacter bovis genomic DNA includes:
- the lpxK gene encoding tetraacyldisaccharide 4'-kinase, whose product MNWRRLLLPFSGIYWGITSIRNVFYNLGLMRTTTFDLPIINVGNLSVGGTGKSPHVMYLIDLLKDEKMTCTLSRGYGRKTSGFRIANYDSKVFDIGDEPMQFFRRFKNKILISVCESRVLGVQNLMKHYYPEIIILDDAFQHRQIKAGFNILLTDYNQPYFEDFLLPGGDLRESGAGAKRADIIIVTKCPDSIPNERFKVFQEKIKLRGNQQLFFSRIIYDNQLIGATHNLEQTEWFKKNVILVTGIANPTSLVNFAESNFKDVLHLKYPDHHNFKDVEIDYIRKRFDETEGEKIILTTEKDYMRLLEEGSLKNNLFYLPIRIELNDKEKFNQTILEYVRTH is encoded by the coding sequence ATGAATTGGCGTAGACTTTTACTACCTTTTTCTGGAATTTACTGGGGAATAACTTCTATCAGAAATGTCTTTTATAACTTAGGTTTGATGCGTACAACCACTTTTGATTTACCTATTATTAATGTAGGAAATTTATCAGTTGGTGGTACAGGAAAATCTCCTCACGTAATGTATCTGATTGATCTTTTAAAAGATGAAAAAATGACTTGTACGTTGAGTAGAGGTTACGGTCGCAAAACTTCAGGTTTTCGTATTGCGAATTACGATTCTAAAGTTTTTGATATTGGGGATGAACCAATGCAATTTTTTAGAAGATTCAAAAACAAAATTTTAATCTCAGTTTGTGAAAGTAGAGTTTTGGGCGTACAGAATTTAATGAAACATTATTATCCAGAAATTATTATTTTGGATGATGCTTTTCAGCACAGACAAATAAAAGCTGGATTCAATATACTTTTAACAGATTACAATCAACCCTATTTTGAAGATTTTTTATTGCCTGGTGGTGATTTAAGAGAGAGTGGGGCCGGAGCAAAACGTGCTGATATAATTATTGTTACAAAATGTCCAGATTCAATTCCGAACGAACGTTTCAAAGTTTTTCAAGAAAAAATTAAATTAAGAGGTAATCAACAATTGTTTTTTTCTCGTATTATTTATGATAACCAATTGATTGGGGCTACACATAATTTGGAACAAACTGAGTGGTTTAAAAAGAACGTTATTTTAGTAACAGGAATAGCGAATCCAACAAGTTTAGTAAATTTTGCAGAATCAAACTTTAAAGATGTATTGCATTTAAAGTATCCAGACCATCATAATTTTAAAGATGTAGAAATTGACTATATTCGCAAACGATTTGATGAAACAGAAGGAGAGAAAATAATTTTAACAACCGAGAAAGATTATATGAGGTTGCTGGAAGAAGGTTCGTTAAAAAATAATCTTTTCTATTTGCCAATTCGGATCGAATTAAACGATAAAGAGAAATTTAATCAAACTATTTTAGAGTATGTTAGAACGCATTAA
- a CDS encoding alkene reductase — MEDQILFSQYNLKDITLANRIVMAPMTRSRSDNDEKVATELTAEYYAQRATAGLIISEGTFVSPQGIGYINVPSIYTPQQVEAWKIVTNAVHEKGGKIFAQIWHVGAISHPNLLNGKLPMAPSAVNPNTQAFTGNGFEDTVTPKAMTKEDIQQTIQDFKKAAENALEAGFDGVELHAANGYLFHQFFSKTTNLRTDEYGGSIENRARFLFETLDALKEVISYNKVGVRLNPTLHKVLGATMDEESIPTFEYIVNKLNDYDLAYLHLTEPFAPIDDLPFAIKEVAKHFRPLYKGTLMINKSFDKEKAIKVLEDGDADLVSFGVPFIANPDLVERFKQNAELNEAVSSTFYTPGPKGYTDYPFLNQ, encoded by the coding sequence ATGGAAGATCAAATATTATTTAGTCAATACAATTTAAAAGATATAACATTAGCAAACCGAATAGTAATGGCACCTATGACAAGATCTCGTTCGGATAACGATGAGAAGGTTGCAACTGAATTAACTGCGGAATACTACGCTCAAAGAGCAACTGCTGGTCTTATTATTTCTGAAGGTACATTCGTTAGTCCACAAGGAATAGGATATATTAATGTTCCTTCAATTTATACTCCACAACAAGTGGAAGCTTGGAAAATTGTTACAAATGCTGTTCACGAAAAAGGTGGTAAAATCTTTGCTCAAATTTGGCACGTTGGTGCAATTTCTCATCCTAATTTATTAAATGGTAAATTGCCAATGGCACCATCAGCTGTAAATCCTAATACACAAGCGTTTACAGGTAATGGTTTTGAAGATACTGTGACGCCAAAAGCGATGACTAAAGAAGACATTCAGCAAACCATTCAAGATTTCAAAAAAGCTGCTGAAAATGCTTTAGAAGCTGGTTTTGACGGAGTTGAATTACATGCAGCGAATGGTTATTTATTCCACCAATTTTTTAGTAAAACTACCAATTTACGTACAGACGAATACGGTGGATCAATAGAAAATAGAGCACGATTTTTATTTGAAACTTTAGATGCTTTAAAAGAAGTAATTTCTTATAATAAAGTAGGAGTTCGTCTTAACCCGACTTTGCATAAAGTTTTAGGTGCAACGATGGATGAAGAATCAATTCCAACATTTGAATATATTGTGAATAAATTAAACGATTATGATTTAGCTTATTTACATCTAACAGAACCATTTGCACCAATTGACGATTTGCCATTTGCGATTAAAGAGGTTGCGAAACATTTTAGACCATTATACAAAGGAACATTAATGATTAATAAATCATTTGATAAAGAAAAAGCCATTAAAGTACTAGAAGATGGTGATGCAGATTTAGTATCTTTCGGAGTTCCGTTTATTGCGAATCCTGATTTAGTTGAACGTTTCAAACAAAACGCTGAATTAAATGAAGCAGTTTCTTCAACTTTCTATACGCCAGGACCAAAAGGTTATACTGATTATCCTTTTTTAAATCAATAA
- a CDS encoding GNAT family N-acetyltransferase, whose protein sequence is MKIQVKEIQNKKDLDAFVKFPMQLYKNNPYYVPPIISDEKKSMSKEHNPVFKEAEAKFFLAYKEDQIVGRIAAIINRKEVKEQGKNKMRFGWFDTIDDIEVTKALLVEVEKIGRENKLEYVEGPVGFSNLDKAGLLTMGFDKLATMVGLYNEAYYAEHFKQLNFETANEWIEFALPAPQILPEKVVKFNKIIQERYKLKELKFKKTKELLQYVDEMFDLLDKTYSSLDTYVPIADYQIKHYKEKYIPFINPDYVNIIVDEDDKMVAFAITMPSYSKALQKANGKLFPFGWWHLLQANRKNDSAAFYLIGIDPKYQGKGVTALIFKAMYETFKRNNIKYLETNPELVENENIQVLWKAYDPVNHKRRKTFKKAL, encoded by the coding sequence ATGAAAATTCAGGTTAAAGAAATTCAAAATAAAAAAGATTTGGATGCTTTTGTGAAGTTTCCAATGCAACTATATAAAAATAATCCATATTATGTTCCTCCAATCATCAGCGATGAGAAAAAATCGATGAGTAAAGAGCATAATCCTGTGTTTAAAGAGGCTGAAGCTAAATTTTTTCTTGCTTATAAAGAAGATCAAATTGTAGGTAGAATTGCAGCAATTATAAATAGGAAGGAAGTAAAGGAGCAAGGGAAAAATAAGATGCGTTTTGGTTGGTTTGATACTATTGATGATATTGAAGTGACAAAAGCATTATTAGTTGAAGTTGAGAAAATTGGTCGTGAAAATAAGCTAGAATATGTGGAAGGTCCTGTTGGATTTTCTAATTTAGATAAAGCCGGTTTATTGACGATGGGATTTGATAAATTAGCTACAATGGTTGGTTTATACAATGAAGCATATTATGCAGAACATTTTAAGCAATTAAATTTTGAAACTGCGAATGAATGGATCGAGTTTGCTTTACCAGCTCCTCAAATTTTACCTGAAAAAGTGGTGAAGTTTAATAAAATTATTCAAGAGCGTTACAAATTAAAAGAGCTTAAATTTAAAAAGACGAAAGAACTTTTACAGTATGTTGATGAAATGTTTGATTTGTTAGATAAAACATATTCTTCTTTAGATACTTACGTTCCGATTGCCGATTATCAAATTAAACATTATAAGGAAAAATATATTCCGTTTATTAACCCAGATTACGTAAATATTATCGTTGACGAAGACGATAAAATGGTCGCTTTTGCAATTACGATGCCTTCTTATTCTAAAGCATTGCAGAAAGCGAACGGGAAATTATTTCCATTTGGTTGGTGGCATTTATTACAGGCTAACAGAAAAAATGATTCTGCCGCGTTTTATTTAATTGGTATCGATCCAAAATATCAAGGTAAAGGTGTTACAGCATTGATTTTTAAAGCAATGTATGAAACATTTAAACGAAACAATATTAAATATTTAGAAACTAATCCTGAATTAGTTGAAAATGAAAATATCCAAGTGCTTTGGAAAGCCTATGATCCAGTAAATCATAAAAGACGTAAAACATTTAAAAAAGCACTATAA
- a CDS encoding MBL fold metallo-hydrolase, translating to MKKYLIGALFFGHIIGYGQSLEIVPLGVYGGSDESNLSSYLVAETKTNQYISMDGGTIYSGIKKAIEKETFTTDISTVLKEYIKGYFISHGHLDHLGGMIINSPEDSKKPIYGTAEMIDVLKQNYFTNAAWANFGSEGEAPIINKYHYQKYKHLDTFSVEGTNLKAKIYELSHVNPWKSAAIKVATKTQSLIYFGDTGADRIEQTNHLEEVWKDIAPEIKSGKLKTIMLEVSFPSTQPDHLLFGHLTPKLFMEEMHKLAIYVGKKQMKGLNIIVTHIKPKGDNEKIIKKELNELNDLGLNFIYPQQGERIIIK from the coding sequence ATGAAAAAGTATTTGATTGGTGCTTTATTTTTTGGACACATTATCGGATATGGACAATCATTAGAAATTGTTCCACTTGGAGTTTATGGCGGATCAGATGAAAGCAACCTTTCGTCATATTTAGTTGCTGAAACCAAGACAAACCAATACATTTCGATGGATGGTGGAACTATTTATTCTGGAATTAAAAAAGCAATTGAAAAAGAAACGTTTACAACAGATATTTCAACCGTTTTAAAAGAATACATCAAAGGATATTTTATTTCGCATGGACATTTGGATCATTTAGGTGGAATGATTATTAATTCGCCAGAAGACAGTAAAAAACCAATTTATGGAACAGCTGAAATGATTGATGTTTTAAAGCAAAATTACTTTACAAATGCTGCTTGGGCTAATTTTGGTAGTGAAGGTGAAGCTCCTATCATTAATAAATATCACTATCAAAAATATAAGCATCTAGATACATTTTCAGTTGAAGGAACTAATTTGAAAGCTAAAATTTACGAGCTAAGTCATGTTAATCCTTGGAAAAGTGCTGCTATAAAAGTTGCAACTAAAACACAATCATTAATCTATTTTGGCGATACCGGAGCGGATAGAATCGAACAAACGAATCATCTTGAAGAGGTTTGGAAAGATATCGCACCAGAGATTAAATCTGGAAAATTAAAAACGATCATGTTAGAAGTTTCTTTTCCGAGCACACAACCCGATCATTTATTATTTGGTCATTTAACCCCAAAATTATTTATGGAAGAAATGCATAAATTGGCCATTTATGTTGGGAAGAAACAAATGAAAGGTTTAAATATAATTGTGACGCATATAAAACCTAAAGGCGATAACGAAAAAATCATCAAAAAAGAATTGAATGAATTGAATGATTTAGGTCTAAATTTTATCTATCCACAACAAGGAGAACGAATCATTATAAAATAA
- a CDS encoding M14 family zinc carboxypeptidase, with protein sequence MFDINQLEKLYPSFRQEGFDRKWLNYEALNQYFDKVNYEKLEIGKSFLGNSIYKLSFGRGSKRILIWSQMHGNESSGTRAMFDVLNFLQTNHSLANNILDNVSFDFIPMLNPDGANINIRRNAVGIDINRDFLAQQSTEIHVLLNQIEIGNYDILFNLHDQRTIFNVGATKEPATLSFLAPSYNLEEDVNEVRQKTMGIIQAMNTELQKVIPGKVGRYTSEFYPMSTGDNFTKMGYPCVLFEAGHYPNDYQRNEARKYNALAILAGLHAIANQTEFDFDQYEFIPQNGQKFLDIVLRNVKVTNGDKVSILDLGIYYEDVYDPILNDVVEVGSIIELGDLRKFFGHIDIDAKEAEFVSETNQFPQLNQKATFQVGEYKLVNGRILQ encoded by the coding sequence ATGTTTGATATTAATCAACTTGAAAAATTATACCCTTCTTTTAGACAAGAAGGTTTTGATAGAAAATGGCTTAATTACGAAGCTCTAAATCAATATTTTGATAAAGTAAATTATGAAAAACTAGAAATTGGGAAATCTTTTTTAGGAAATTCAATTTATAAATTATCATTTGGTCGAGGTTCAAAGCGTATTTTGATTTGGTCTCAAATGCACGGAAATGAATCTTCTGGAACGCGAGCGATGTTTGATGTTTTAAATTTTTTACAAACCAATCATTCCTTAGCGAACAACATTTTGGATAATGTTTCTTTTGATTTTATCCCGATGTTAAATCCAGATGGTGCAAATATAAATATTCGTCGCAACGCTGTTGGAATAGATATAAATCGTGATTTTTTAGCTCAACAATCTACTGAAATTCATGTTTTGTTGAATCAGATTGAAATTGGTAATTACGATATATTGTTCAATTTACACGATCAACGTACAATTTTTAATGTTGGTGCTACCAAAGAGCCGGCAACTTTGTCCTTTTTAGCGCCATCATACAATCTTGAAGAAGATGTAAACGAGGTTCGACAAAAAACAATGGGTATAATTCAAGCGATGAACACTGAGTTGCAAAAAGTAATTCCAGGAAAAGTTGGGCGATATACATCCGAGTTCTATCCGATGTCTACGGGCGATAATTTCACTAAAATGGGTTATCCATGTGTTCTTTTCGAGGCTGGTCATTATCCAAATGATTATCAAAGAAATGAAGCACGAAAATATAATGCGTTAGCTATTTTAGCTGGTTTACATGCGATTGCTAATCAAACTGAATTTGATTTTGATCAATACGAATTTATTCCGCAAAATGGTCAAAAATTTTTAGATATTGTATTACGTAACGTCAAGGTTACCAACGGCGATAAAGTTTCAATTTTAGATCTTGGAATTTATTACGAAGATGTTTATGATCCAATTTTAAATGATGTTGTAGAAGTAGGATCGATTATCGAATTGGGAGATTTAAGAAAATTCTTTGGTCACATCGATATTGATGCAAAAGAAGCTGAATTTGTTAGCGAAACAAATCAATTTCCGCAACTTAATCAAAAAGCAACATTTCAGGTTGGAGAATATAAATTAGTTAACGGTCGAATTCTTCAATAA
- a CDS encoding zinc metallopeptidase, translating into MGGYYILIGLFMLISMGVSSQLKRKFAKYSKTFLANGMSGREIAEKMLADNGITDVQVISTPGQLTDHYNPANKTVNLSEVVYHERNAAAAAVAAHEVGHAVQHAVGYNMLQFRSKMVPMVNIASNLNQWILMLGIAVMAGSGNATLLWIGIALFAVTTVFALVTLPVEYDASNRALAWFQKHNMLLPNEYDGAKDSLKWAARTYLVAAISSLTQLIYFVLMAVGGGRNNE; encoded by the coding sequence ATGGGTGGATATTACATTCTAATCGGATTGTTCATGCTTATCAGCATGGGTGTATCTTCACAATTAAAAAGAAAATTCGCAAAATACTCTAAAACGTTTTTAGCAAACGGAATGAGTGGACGAGAAATCGCCGAAAAAATGCTTGCAGATAATGGAATTACTGACGTACAAGTAATTTCGACTCCAGGTCAGTTAACAGACCATTATAATCCAGCAAATAAAACTGTAAATTTATCAGAAGTTGTTTACCACGAACGTAACGCTGCCGCTGCTGCAGTTGCTGCACACGAGGTAGGACATGCTGTACAACATGCTGTTGGATATAATATGTTACAATTTCGTTCGAAAATGGTTCCTATGGTAAACATTGCTTCGAATTTAAATCAATGGATTTTAATGTTAGGAATCGCTGTAATGGCTGGTTCTGGTAATGCTACTTTATTATGGATTGGTATTGCTTTATTTGCAGTTACTACAGTTTTCGCGTTAGTTACTTTACCTGTTGAATACGACGCTTCGAACCGTGCATTGGCTTGGTTCCAAAAACATAATATGTTATTACCAAACGAATATGATGGAGCAAAAGACTCGTTAAAATGGGCTGCTCGTACGTATTTAGTTGCTGCCATTAGTTCATTAACTCAATTAATTTACTTTGTCTTAATGGCAGTTGGAGGTGGAAGAAATAACGAATAA
- a CDS encoding purine-nucleoside phosphorylase, producing the protein MLERINEAVKYINNIIPTTPEFVIVLGSGLGKLEDEVEDPIVINYQDIPGFPQVTVEGHKGHLVFGKILGKNVLMMAGRFHYYEGYSMQEVTFPMRVFKGLGIDKVILSNASGGVNPSFKVGDVMILKDHINMMPEHPLRGKNMDELGPRFVDMSQAYDKEMLNAAVEFAAQNDILVHTGVYVGLQGPTFETPSEYGLVRYIGGDAVGMSTVPEVIVAKHMSMRVFCVSVITDLGGPEIAFPVSHEEVLNAANTAMPNVIKIVKSVIETC; encoded by the coding sequence ATGTTAGAACGCATTAATGAAGCTGTAAAATACATCAACAATATTATTCCTACAACACCAGAATTCGTAATTGTTTTAGGTTCTGGATTAGGTAAATTAGAAGATGAGGTAGAAGATCCGATTGTAATCAATTACCAAGATATTCCTGGATTTCCACAAGTTACTGTAGAAGGACACAAAGGTCACTTAGTATTTGGAAAAATTTTAGGTAAAAATGTATTAATGATGGCTGGTCGTTTTCATTACTACGAAGGATACTCGATGCAGGAAGTTACTTTCCCAATGCGAGTTTTCAAAGGGTTAGGAATCGATAAAGTAATTTTATCAAATGCTTCGGGAGGTGTTAATCCAAGTTTCAAAGTAGGTGATGTGATGATTTTAAAAGATCACATTAACATGATGCCAGAACACCCATTACGTGGTAAAAATATGGACGAATTAGGACCTCGTTTCGTAGATATGTCACAAGCTTATGACAAAGAAATGTTAAATGCTGCGGTAGAATTCGCTGCTCAAAACGATATATTAGTTCATACAGGTGTTTATGTAGGTTTACAAGGACCAACTTTCGAAACACCTTCAGAGTATGGATTAGTTCGTTACATTGGTGGTGATGCTGTCGGAATGTCAACTGTACCAGAAGTAATCGTTGCTAAACACATGAGCATGCGTGTTTTCTGTGTTTCTGTTATTACAGATTTAGGTGGTCCAGAAATTGCTTTCCCAGTTTCTCACGAAGAAGTTTTAAACGCGGCAAACACTGCGATGCCAAATGTGATTAAAATTGTAAAAAGCGTTATTGAAACGTGTTAA
- a CDS encoding DUF4230 domain-containing protein — protein sequence MKKVGLFSIIAFVLGIIITFFGIKSCEKKSYTEDSRVIAYQINKMNKMVVAEQSLSEIYTHTSKKSLPGLESLYSADKKVTMLVNGKVQASYDLSKMEVELDSINKKIVIKSIPPVDLKVYPDVDFYDMDQSVFNKFEKNELNEIKKRGIAKMEEKIDRNKLKSEAHQQLIQNLTDIYQIAKIYGWEIEDNTIYATELKQLFY from the coding sequence GTGAAAAAAGTAGGATTATTTTCGATTATAGCTTTTGTACTTGGAATTATAATCACGTTTTTTGGAATCAAATCCTGTGAAAAAAAATCTTATACAGAAGATTCAAGAGTCATTGCATATCAAATCAATAAGATGAATAAAATGGTTGTTGCAGAACAATCGTTGTCAGAAATTTATACCCATACTTCGAAGAAATCGTTACCAGGATTAGAAAGTCTTTATTCTGCTGATAAAAAAGTTACAATGCTCGTCAATGGAAAGGTGCAAGCAAGTTATGATTTATCTAAAATGGAAGTAGAATTAGATTCTATAAACAAGAAAATAGTAATTAAATCTATTCCGCCGGTTGATCTTAAAGTTTATCCAGATGTTGATTTTTATGACATGGACCAAAGTGTTTTTAATAAGTTTGAAAAGAATGAATTAAACGAAATTAAAAAACGTGGAATTGCAAAAATGGAAGAAAAAATTGATCGAAATAAATTAAAATCTGAAGCTCATCAACAATTAATTCAGAATTTAACAGATATATATCAAATAGCTAAAATTTATGGTTGGGAAATTGAAGATAATACAATTTATGCCACAGAATTAAAACAGTTATTCTATTAA
- a CDS encoding TlpA family protein disulfide reductase produces the protein MKKIFQLAFVTIFVFTLTACQQQKVLNRQIKTESGERFLTGEFDREALNQKHYASWFNEEYNTYEVEESKLKNIKKLDVKFLRIEVFVGTWCSDSQRELPRFYKILESVKFPIESRLKVYGVDHKKKSFYGEEIGKDITHVPTIIVYKNGKEIGRIVEGPVSGYLEEDFEKIVNGTPLTPNYAEE, from the coding sequence ATGAAAAAAATATTTCAACTCGCTTTTGTCACCATTTTTGTTTTTACGCTTACAGCATGTCAACAACAAAAAGTATTAAATAGACAGATTAAAACAGAATCTGGTGAACGATTTTTAACTGGTGAATTTGATAGAGAAGCACTAAATCAAAAGCATTACGCATCTTGGTTTAATGAAGAATATAATACTTACGAAGTTGAGGAATCTAAGTTAAAAAATATTAAAAAATTAGATGTTAAATTTTTACGAATAGAAGTTTTTGTAGGAACTTGGTGTAGTGATTCTCAACGAGAATTACCTCGTTTTTATAAAATTTTAGAAAGTGTAAAATTCCCTATCGAAAGTCGATTAAAAGTTTATGGTGTTGATCATAAAAAGAAAAGTTTTTACGGCGAGGAAATTGGGAAAGATATTACGCATGTTCCTACAATTATCGTCTATAAAAATGGAAAAGAAATTGGTCGTATTGTAGAAGGTCCAGTTTCGGGTTATTTAGAAGAAGATTTTGAAAAAATTGTTAACGGAACACCTTTAACACCTAATTACGCTGAAGAGTGA
- a CDS encoding SRPBCC family protein, with protein MKHHLKYEQYINASMDEVWAFFSDAKNLTVLTPDHMKMKVRTNLPDTKLFEGMRIAYTVSPLFGIPVFWETEIVEVSNHSHFVDIQLKGPFKSWKHTHTFLRQGDGVLMVDEIEYELPFGVIGNLFHESLVLKNLEELFIYRKDICQKIFLK; from the coding sequence ATGAAACATCATTTAAAATACGAACAATATATCAACGCTTCGATGGATGAGGTTTGGGCTTTTTTCTCAGACGCTAAAAACTTAACCGTTTTAACGCCAGATCATATGAAAATGAAAGTTAGAACCAATCTTCCGGACACAAAATTGTTTGAAGGTATGCGCATTGCTTATACTGTTTCTCCATTATTTGGAATACCAGTTTTTTGGGAAACTGAAATTGTTGAAGTTTCTAATCATTCACATTTTGTAGATATTCAACTCAAAGGACCTTTTAAATCTTGGAAACATACACATACTTTTTTACGTCAAGGTGATGGAGTTTTAATGGTGGATGAAATTGAATATGAGTTACCTTTCGGGGTTATTGGTAATTTATTTCATGAATCTCTTGTTCTAAAAAACTTAGAAGAACTATTCATTTATAGAAAAGATATTTGTCAGAAAATATTTTTAAAATAA
- a CDS encoding AMP-dependent synthetase/ligase: MEIKRLFDFPYYQLEKAPREDALVTKVNGEWVKTSTASYIAQANAFSRGLFKLGIKPQDKIAIVTSNNRTEWNIVDIGVQQVGAISVPMYPTLSPEDFEYILNNSESKFCIVSDQDLFNRLSSVKDKVQSLVAIYTFDQVEGAANWKEILDLGQDDSTQHEVDSVKNLIKPSDVVTLIYTSGTTGRPKGVILTHENIVENTKRSSERVPVFPNLARSLSFLPINHVFERMVIYLYQYIGNGIYYAESIEKLGENMKEVKPHVMTVVPRLVEKVFDKIYTTGSTAGGLKTKIFMWALSLVENYDPFANHDVFFNIKHSIASKIVFSKWREGVGGELVCMVSGSAPLAPRLNHLFWGAGIPILEGYGLTETSPVVSVNKNEKGMFGIGTVGKPLPNVEVKIAEDGEIMVKGPSIFSGYYKDEEKTKEAFTEDGYFKTGDIGVFENGLLKITDRKKEIFKTSGGKYIAPQVIENKFKESRFIEQVMVVGDGEKMPCAIIKPNFVIAKDFLSSKGINVSISNEELIKEPLLIKEIQSEIDTFNLGFGHWEQIKKFELVPDEWTVEEGLLTPTLKLKRKFVLAKYQDVYNRLYDKK, translated from the coding sequence ATGGAAATTAAAAGACTTTTCGACTTCCCTTATTATCAGCTAGAGAAGGCACCTCGAGAGGATGCATTAGTTACAAAAGTGAACGGTGAGTGGGTTAAAACATCTACGGCATCGTACATTGCACAAGCTAATGCATTCAGTCGAGGGTTATTTAAACTAGGAATCAAACCTCAAGATAAAATTGCGATTGTAACTTCTAATAATCGCACAGAATGGAACATTGTTGATATAGGTGTACAACAAGTAGGAGCAATATCAGTTCCTATGTATCCCACACTTTCGCCTGAAGATTTTGAATATATTTTAAATAATTCTGAATCAAAGTTTTGTATCGTTTCTGATCAAGATCTTTTCAATCGCTTGTCATCAGTAAAAGATAAAGTTCAATCTTTGGTCGCTATTTATACATTTGATCAAGTAGAAGGAGCTGCAAATTGGAAAGAAATTTTGGATTTAGGACAAGATGATTCAACACAGCATGAAGTTGATAGTGTTAAAAATTTAATCAAACCTTCTGATGTCGTTACGTTAATTTATACTTCAGGAACAACAGGACGTCCAAAGGGTGTTATTTTAACGCACGAAAATATCGTAGAGAATACAAAACGTAGTTCTGAACGAGTTCCAGTTTTCCCAAATTTAGCGAGATCCCTATCTTTTTTACCAATTAATCACGTTTTCGAACGCATGGTTATTTATTTGTATCAATACATTGGAAACGGAATTTATTACGCTGAAAGTATTGAAAAATTAGGTGAAAATATGAAAGAGGTAAAACCACATGTAATGACAGTTGTGCCTCGTTTGGTTGAAAAAGTTTTCGATAAAATTTATACGACTGGTTCTACTGCAGGAGGATTAAAAACTAAGATCTTTATGTGGGCTTTAAGTCTTGTTGAAAATTATGATCCTTTTGCAAATCATGATGTATTTTTTAATATAAAACATTCGATAGCATCTAAAATTGTTTTCTCTAAATGGAGAGAAGGAGTAGGAGGTGAATTGGTTTGTATGGTATCTGGTTCTGCGCCATTAGCTCCAAGATTAAATCATTTATTCTGGGGAGCTGGTATTCCAATTTTAGAAGGTTATGGTTTAACTGAAACTTCGCCAGTTGTTTCTGTAAATAAAAATGAAAAAGGAATGTTTGGAATTGGAACCGTAGGAAAACCTTTACCAAATGTTGAAGTGAAAATTGCAGAAGATGGTGAAATTATGGTCAAAGGTCCTTCAATTTTTTCAGGTTATTATAAAGACGAAGAAAAAACAAAAGAAGCTTTTACCGAAGATGGATATTTTAAAACTGGAGATATTGGGGTTTTTGAAAATGGACTTTTAAAAATTACGGATAGAAAGAAAGAAATTTTCAAGACTTCTGGAGGAAAATATATTGCGCCTCAGGTGATTGAAAATAAATTTAAAGAATCTCGTTTTATAGAGCAGGTAATGGTGGTTGGTGATGGAGAAAAAATGCCATGTGCGATTATTAAACCAAACTTTGTAATTGCGAAAGATTTTTTATCTTCTAAAGGAATTAACGTCTCAATTTCGAATGAAGAACTGATAAAAGAACCTTTATTAATTAAGGAAATTCAATCAGAAATTGACACATTTAATTTAGGTTTCGGACACTGGGAACAAATTAAGAAATTTGAATTAGTTCCAGATGAATGGACTGTTGAAGAAGGTTTATTGACGCCTACACTTAAATTAAAACGTAAATTTGTTTTAGCTAAATATCAAGATGTTTACAATCGATTATATGATAAAAAATAA